The Candidatus Schekmanbacteria bacterium genome has a window encoding:
- the tatA gene encoding twin-arginine translocase TatA/TatE family subunit: MFGLGMQELIIILLIAFLIFGARKLPEIGEGLGKGIKNFKKSMKELDNSGNESDETTKKPTDEK; encoded by the coding sequence ATGTTTGGTCTTGGAATGCAGGAATTGATTATAATCCTTCTCATTGCTTTTCTCATCTTCGGGGCAAGAAAGCTTCCCGAAATAGGAGAAGGGCTTGGCAAAGGAATTAAAAACTTCAAAAAATCTATGAAAGAATTAGACAATTCCGGCAATGAATCTGATGAGACAACAAAGAAACCAACTGATGAAAAATAA